The Dehalococcoides mccartyi CG5 genome contains the following window.
CGTTTGGGGCAGAACTGTACTCAGCCACTTCTTCAGCCAGCTTTTCCAGCACCCCTTCGTCTTCTTTCCAATCAAAACCCACTCTGGCCACCCGTCCCTGTATTTCCTGACTGTAACTAAGGGCCGGTAACTGTTTGGGTACCCCGGAAAGCATGGGTTTGTCATGGCCACGCTCGGTCTTTTTTATCTCTTCCCAGTTATGCAAAACCTCTGCCGAGGACGAAAGCTTAGTTCCCCCGAATACATGGGGATGGCGGCGGATTAGCTTGGTGTTTATAGCCTCTATCACGTCACCCATATCAAACTCTTTGGCTTCACTGCCCATTTCGGCATGGAATACTATCTGGAGAAGCAGGTCTCCCAGTTCACCGCAAAAACGATCCTTGTCATCTGCGTCCAGAGCTTCCAGCACTTCATAGGTTTCTTCAAGAAAGCTGTCCCGCATGGATTTATGGGTCTGAGCCCTGTCCCAGGGACATCCCTCCGGGCTGCGAAGTATACCCAGAATTTCCCGCAGGCTATCAAAACTGCGCAGGTCTTGCGGCTGTTTCATTAGCTACCCCCTAAGACTACTGGTGTGATTATACGTTTATCACCCTTGGCTTGACAAGAAAAAGCCCCGCTTCCGGCGGGGCTTTTATATTTAAATGGATAAGCGGTGAATTAAATATTTTAGTCTCTCCGCCCGAATCCCACCAGCATAAGTACAAAATAAAGCAACTGGCCGACCGCCTGTAGCAAAGCCGCCACATAGGTAAGGGCAGCCGC
Protein-coding sequences here:
- the mazG gene encoding nucleoside triphosphate pyrophosphohydrolase; amino-acid sequence: MKQPQDLRSFDSLREILGILRSPEGCPWDRAQTHKSMRDSFLEETYEVLEALDADDKDRFCGELGDLLLQIVFHAEMGSEAKEFDMGDVIEAINTKLIRRHPHVFGGTKLSSSAEVLHNWEEIKKTERGHDKPMLSGVPKQLPALSYSQEIQGRVARVGFDWKEDEGVLEKLAEEVAEYSSAPNALEKEKEFGDILFTLANYARRQGIDLESALRGANRRFYSRFEHMEELCRKTGRDIAKMSFAEQNELWQAAKRKENGE